One segment of Peromyscus leucopus breed LL Stock chromosome 5, UCI_PerLeu_2.1, whole genome shotgun sequence DNA contains the following:
- the Slc7a6os gene encoding probable RNA polymerase II nuclear localization protein SLC7A6OS, giving the protein MEAGRTAVLRVKRKRSAEPAEALVLACKRLRSGEVASSAPETPEGPETAAESNVFQLVATVRSQEEPIQQLVRAALRPSRSSQLRIRRDLRASVREVRKEGRYKVVSSHRSSGISSSLEPQCVSEAVGDAGFQLLDLIHEEGDPEAAATDCCQTSDPDVILCNSVELIRERLTVSEDGPRVEHQNEPKHNDDYVYDIYYMEMAPPGWIENILSVQPYSQEWELVNDDQQPEDTYDDEDDENSENNWRNEYPDEKSSDGDEDSRGSNEYNSFSEEERDSRHLVWSKYPLDVQKEFGYDNPHDLDSD; this is encoded by the exons ATGGAGGCCGGCAGGACAGCGGTGCTGCGCGTGAAGCGGAAGCGTAGCGCGGAGCCTGCGGAGGCTCTCGTGCTGGCCTGTAAACGCCTCCGGAGCGGCGAGGTTGCGTCGTCTGCTCCGGAGACGCCAGAGGGTCCGGAGACAGCGGCCGAGAGTAATGTTTTCCAATTGGTTGCGACCGTGCGCTCCCAG GAAGAGCCGATCCAGCAGCTTGTGCGAGCTGCCCTGCGCCCGTCCCGGAGCAGCCAGCTGCGTATTCGCCGCGATCTTCGTGCCTCAGTTCGCGAGGTCCGTAAAGAGGGCCGCTACAAGGTAGTCTCCAGCCACCGATCTTCGGGGATCTCTAGTAGTTTGGAGCCCCAGTGTGTGTCAGAAGCTGTCGGGGATGCCGGCTTCCAGCTGTTGGACCTGATCCACGAGGAGGGAGACCCAGAGGCGGCTGCCACAGACTGCTGCCAA ACATCTGATCCAGATGTGATCCTCTGCAATTCGGTAGAGTTGATCCGTGAGAGGCTGACTGTATCTGAAGATGGACCACGAGTGGAACACCAAAATGAACCAAAGCATAATGATGACTATGTATATGACATTTACTATATGGAGATGGCCCCTCCAGGATGGATTGAAAACATCTTGTCTGTGCAGCCCTACAGCCAGGAGTGGGAGCTG GTGAATGATGATCAGCAACCAGAAGACACatatgatgatgaagatgatgaaaacagtgaaaataattgGCGAAATGAGTACCCAGATGAAAAAAGCAGTGATGGAGATGAAGATTCTAGAG GCTCTAATGAATACAACAGCTTCAgtgaggaggaaagagacagCAGGCACTTGGTATGGAGCAAGTACCCTTTGGATGTGCAGAAGGAGTTTGGCTATGATAACCCCCATGATCTGGATTCAGACTGA